CCGGCGCGATGCCCACCCCGAACCCCCCGTCCGCAGGCGCCGTCCGGCGCATCACGGTGCTGTCCGGAGGGGTGGGTGGCGCCCGCTTCCTCCAGGGACTCTTGCACGGCCTGCGCAACGGCCTGGTGCCGGGCGGCACGGCCGAGACGGAGGTCACGGTCGTGGCCAACACGGCCGACGACTGGTGGATCCACGGGCTGAAGGTCTGCCCCGACCTCGACACCGTGATGTACACCCTGGGCGACGGCATCGACCACGAGCGCGGCTGGGGCCGGCGCGAGGAGACCTGGAGCGCGAAGACCGAGCTGGAGGCCTACGGCGTCGAGCCGACCTGGTTCGGGCTGGGCGACCGCGACATCGCCACCCACCTCGTCCGCACCCAGATGCTCGAGGCGGGCTACACGCTCTCGCAGGTCACCGAGGCGCTCTGCCGACGGTGGCAGCCCGGTGTGCGGCTGCTCCCGATGAGCGACGACCGGGTCGAGACCCACATCGCGGTCGCCGACCCCGACAGCCCGAGCGGCCGGCGGGTGGTCCACTTCCAGGAGTACTGGGTGCGGATGCACGCCGCCGTCCCCGCCGAGGCCGTGCTGGTCGTCGGGCAGGACCAGGCGACTCCCGCGCCCGGCGTGCTGGAGGCGATCTCGGAGGCCGACCTGGTCGTGCTGCCGCCGTCCAACCCGGTCGTCTCGGTCGGCACCATCCTCGGCGTGCCCGGCGTCCGCGAGGCGCTCCGGTCGACGCCCGCCCCCGTCGTGGGCCTCTCCCCCATCGTCGGCGGCGACCACGTGCGCGGCATGGCCGCCCAGGTGCTGGCCGCCATCGGCGTGGAGGTCTCGGCAGCCGCGGTCGGCCTCCACCTCGGCGCCCGCTCCGCCGGCGGCGTGCTCGACGGCTGGCTCGTCGACGAGCGCGACGCCGACCAGGTCGCCGTGCTCGAGGCCGCCGGACTCCGGGCGCGCGCGGTCCCGCTGATGATGACCGACCACGACGCCACCGCGGCGATGGCTGCGGCCGCCGTCGCGCTGGCCCGCGAGCCGCGCCCCGCATGAGCGGGCGCGCGCACCGGATCGAGGTCTGGGCGCCCGACGGCGTCGCGGAGGTCACTGCCGGCGACGACCTCGTCGCCCTCGTCCTGGCCGCGACCGGGGGCGGCAGCGACCTCGCCGACGGCGACGTCGTGTGCCTCACCAGCAAGGTCGTCAGCAAGGCCGAGGGCCGGGTACGCCGGGGCGACCGGGACGAGGCGATCGAGGAGGAGACCGTGCGGGTCGTCGCCCGCCGCGGCGCCACCCGCATCGTGCGCAACCGCCTCGGTCTCACCATGGCCGCGGCCGGGGTGGACGCGTCCAACGTCGAGGTCGGCTCGGTGGTGCTGCTGCCGCTCGACCCCGACGCCTCGGCGCGCGACCTCCGCGCAGGGCTGCTCGAGCGGGCCGGGGTCAACGTCGCCGTCGTCGTCACCGACACCTCCGGCCGGGCCTGGCGCGAGGGCCAGACCGACCTCGCGGTCGGCGCCGCCGGCCTCGTGGTCGCCGAGGACCACGCCGGTCGCACCGACCCCTACGGCAACCCGCTCGCCGTCACCCTCCCCGCCGTGGCCGACGAGATCGCCGGCGCCGCGGAGCTCGCCCAGGGCAAGCTCGCAGCCCGCCCCCTCGCGATCGTGCGGGGACGCGCCGACCTGGTGCTGCCGGCCGGTGAGCACGGACCGGGGGCGACGTCGCTGGTCCGGGCGGAGGGTGCCGACTTCTTCGGCTACGGAGCGCGCGAGGCCGTCGTGCGTGCCCTGGCCGGGGACGCGGGCGACCGCGCCCCCTTCGGCTCACCCGCCACGCCCGCCGAGCTGAGGTCGTCGCTCGGTGCCGTCGTCGGCACCGTCACCGGCGAGCCGGGCGCGGCCGGCCTGGCCCTGCCCGCCGACGCCGACCGGACGGCCGTCGCGGCGGTGCTCTTCGCGCACGGGTGGCGCCTCGACGCCTGGGAGCCCGGGGTCGTCGACGCCGGATCGGGCGTCGTGTGCCGCGTGTCACCCGTGACTACGTAGACTCTGCCGACGTCCCACCGCACGCCCCTTCACGAGAGACACCACCACCGTGGCCAAGCAGCCGAAGAAGACCGACCGTCAGGCGGTCATCGACTCCATCCGCTCCCAGCAGTCGCGCTCCGAGAACCGGCGCGGCCTGGCGATCGTGGGCGTGTGCGTCCTCGTGGCGGTGCTCATCGTCGGCGCCGCGGCCTTCAAGCCGCTCCGGGACTGGTGGGACCTGCGGGCCTACGCCAACGACTCGCTCGGCGAGATCGGCGCCAAGGCCTCGACCTGCCAGAAGGTCACCACCAAGAAGGCCGAGGGCAACCAGGACCACGTCGAGGTCGGCACGCCGATGACCTACCCGGACTCGCCGCCGGCCTTCGGCCAGCACTGGAACATGTGGGACAGCATGGACCGCAAGCTCTACACGACCTCGGACCGTCCCGAGCTCGGCGAGCTGGTCCACAACCTCGAGCACGGCTACACGATCCTCTGGTACGACGAGACCATCGCCGACAGCTCCTCGGCCATGGACGAGCTGCGCGGCATCGCCTCCAAGCTCCAGGGCACGACCAACCTGCGCGACAAGTTCAAGGCCGTGCCGTGGACTTCTGAGGACGGCGACCCGTTCCCCGAGGGCCAGCACGTCGCCTTCACCCACTGGTCGGTGGGCGGTGTCGGCCAGACCGACGCCTCCAAGCAGGTGGGCGTCTGGCAGTACTGCTCGGACCTGAGCGGCAGCGCGCTCGAGCAGTTCATGGAGGACTACCCCTACATGGACTCGCCGGAGCCGACGGTCGTCTGACCCCGGCCGGGGACGCACGTGACCACCTTCGCCGAGGTCCTGTCCGCCCAGCTCCGTCGTGACCCCGGTCGCCCCCTGGTGACCTTCTACGACCACGCCACCGACGAGCGGGTCGAGCTGTCCGTGACGACGTACGCCAACTGGGTGGCCAAGGCGGCCGGGCTGCTCGTCGAGGAGTGCGACCTCGAGCGCGGCGCGACGCTGCGCATCGACCTGCCGCCCCACTGGCTGTCGCCGGTCTTCCTGGGCGCCGCCTGGACGGTCGGCCTGCGCGTGACGACGTCGGACGCACCGGACGCCGTGGTCTGCGGACCCGACGGCCTCGAGCGCTGGTCGTCGCTCGCCGGCTCGGTGCCCGTCCTCGCCTGCAGCCTGCGCCCCCTGGGCGTGCGGTTCGCCGAGCCGCTCCCCTCCGGGGTCCTCGACGTCGGCGTGGAGATCTGGTCGCAGCCCGACAGGTTCACCGCCTGGGACCCGCCGTCCGGGTCCGACCCCGCCACCGACGCGCTCACCCACGACGAGGTGTTCGGCGCGAGCCCCGCGGACGAGCTGACGGCCGCCGTCGGGAGGTCTCTCACCGACGGCGGCCGTCTCCTCTCGGTGGCCGACCCGGCTTCCCCACCAGGAACGGCCACCTTCACCGAGCCCCTCAGACGAGGAGGCTCGCTGGTCCTCGTGCGCAACCCCGACCCCGGTCGCCTCGACGCCGTCTTCGACGCGGAGCGGGCGACCGCACGGTCCTGACCGCGCGACCCCGGCCTACCCGGCCAGGTCGTAGCCCCCCAGTCCCTCGCCGAGCACGCGCGGCCGGGAGACCCCGGACCGGCGCCCGCCGTAGACGTAGACGACTCCGCTGGCGCGGTCGCGCACGATGTAGTCGCCGCCGCCCTTGAGCGTCATCGCCTGCACGCCCAGCACCCAGTCGAAGCCGGAGAGGTCGCTCGGCAGGCCTGCTCGGGACGGGACGCCGCCCTTCACCGGGACCGGGTCGTTGAAGCCCCGGCCGTTGCCGGCCCACACCGCGAGCCTGCCGGCGGTCGTGCCGATCAGGTCCGGCACCCCGTCGCCGGTGACGTCGCCGACGGCGGTCAGGCCGGAGACCGCGCCGAAGCCGGAGCCGAGCAGCGTGGGCTGGGCCAGCGCGCCCGTGCCGTTGCCCGTGAAGAGCCACAGCTGACCCGCGGTGTTGCGCGTGACCACGTCGCCGAAGCCGTCGCGGTTGACGTCGCCGGCGTTGAGCAGCAGGTCCATCCCGGCGAACGAGACGCCGGTGTCGACCGGCGCGCCGAGCTCGAAGGTGTCGCGGTTGGCCACGATCACGAGTTGCTTGCCGGCGATGCCGACCAGGTCGGCGCCCGGGCCACCCACCAGGTTGGCGCTCGTGATGGCGCGCATGGTCCGCACGTTCGTCGCCGGACCCACCGGGGCGCCGAAGCTGCCGTTGCCGTGGCCGGGGTAGACCATCATGCGTCCGGTGGAGGTGCGGGCCGCCAGGTCGGTGCGACCGTCGCGGTTGAAGTCACCCGTCACGATCCGGTTGACCTTGCTCCAGGCCCCCGCGACCCGCTGCGGACGGGCGAACAGCCCCGTGCCGTAGCCGGTCTGGAGGTAGAGCCGGTTCTTGGTGCGCAGCAGCAGGTCGGCACGCCCGTCGCCGTTGAGGTCGCCGGCGCCGATGATCTGCTTGTAGCTGCTGTAGCCCTTGCGGGTGACCTTGCGGGAGAAGCCGCCCTTGCCGGTCGCGGTGAGGACGACGAGCCGGCCCTTGTAGCGGGCCACCAGGTCGTTGCGGCCGTCGCCGTTGACGTCGCCGGCGGCCGCGAACAGCGAGTAGCCGCGCAGGTCCATCTTGCGGACGGTCTTGCCGAACTTGCCGTTCGACCGGCCCTCGCGGATCCGGACGGTGCCGCGCTTGTCGACCGTCACCAGGTCGGGCGTGCCGTCACCGGTCAGGTCCGGCGAGACGAGCACGTCGGCGACCTTGTCCCAGCCCTTCTTGCCCACCACCGTGCGCTTCTGGAACGAGGTGAGGCCGCCGGTCGGCAGCACCACGCCGCGACCGT
This region of Nocardioides palaemonis genomic DNA includes:
- the cofD gene encoding 2-phospho-L-lactate transferase, which gives rise to MPTPNPPSAGAVRRITVLSGGVGGARFLQGLLHGLRNGLVPGGTAETEVTVVANTADDWWIHGLKVCPDLDTVMYTLGDGIDHERGWGRREETWSAKTELEAYGVEPTWFGLGDRDIATHLVRTQMLEAGYTLSQVTEALCRRWQPGVRLLPMSDDRVETHIAVADPDSPSGRRVVHFQEYWVRMHAAVPAEAVLVVGQDQATPAPGVLEAISEADLVVLPPSNPVVSVGTILGVPGVREALRSTPAPVVGLSPIVGGDHVRGMAAQVLAAIGVEVSAAAVGLHLGARSAGGVLDGWLVDERDADQVAVLEAAGLRARAVPLMMTDHDATAAMAAAAVALAREPRPA
- a CDS encoding coenzyme F420-0:L-glutamate ligase, whose protein sequence is MSGRAHRIEVWAPDGVAEVTAGDDLVALVLAATGGGSDLADGDVVCLTSKVVSKAEGRVRRGDRDEAIEEETVRVVARRGATRIVRNRLGLTMAAAGVDASNVEVGSVVLLPLDPDASARDLRAGLLERAGVNVAVVVTDTSGRAWREGQTDLAVGAAGLVVAEDHAGRTDPYGNPLAVTLPAVADEIAGAAELAQGKLAARPLAIVRGRADLVLPAGEHGPGATSLVRAEGADFFGYGAREAVVRALAGDAGDRAPFGSPATPAELRSSLGAVVGTVTGEPGAAGLALPADADRTAVAAVLFAHGWRLDAWEPGVVDAGSGVVCRVSPVTT
- a CDS encoding DUF3105 domain-containing protein encodes the protein MAKQPKKTDRQAVIDSIRSQQSRSENRRGLAIVGVCVLVAVLIVGAAAFKPLRDWWDLRAYANDSLGEIGAKASTCQKVTTKKAEGNQDHVEVGTPMTYPDSPPAFGQHWNMWDSMDRKLYTTSDRPELGELVHNLEHGYTILWYDETIADSSSAMDELRGIASKLQGTTNLRDKFKAVPWTSEDGDPFPEGQHVAFTHWSVGGVGQTDASKQVGVWQYCSDLSGSALEQFMEDYPYMDSPEPTVV
- a CDS encoding TIGR03089 family protein codes for the protein MTTFAEVLSAQLRRDPGRPLVTFYDHATDERVELSVTTYANWVAKAAGLLVEECDLERGATLRIDLPPHWLSPVFLGAAWTVGLRVTTSDAPDAVVCGPDGLERWSSLAGSVPVLACSLRPLGVRFAEPLPSGVLDVGVEIWSQPDRFTAWDPPSGSDPATDALTHDEVFGASPADELTAAVGRSLTDGGRLLSVADPASPPGTATFTEPLRRGGSLVLVRNPDPGRLDAVFDAERATARS